A DNA window from Ahaetulla prasina isolate Xishuangbanna chromosome 7, ASM2864084v1, whole genome shotgun sequence contains the following coding sequences:
- the DESI1 gene encoding desumoylating isopeptidase 1 isoform X1, whose product MGPYYLRNCLTSLGLAHQTQQSRNSKAGGSRRAFCAMAPALWNILPLRHTSIVAHRDEFFYGSGGISSCPPGGTLLGPPDSVVDLGYTEVSEDLFLEYLSSLGESIFRGDSYNLFDHNCNTFSNEVAQFLTGRKIPSYITDLPSEVLATPFGQALRPLLDSIQIQPPGGNTFSRHNGQS is encoded by the exons ATGGGTCCATATTACTTGAGAAACTGTCTCACCTCCCTAGGTCTGGCCCACCAGACTCAACAATCAAGGAATTCTAAAGCTGGTGGGTCCAGAAGGGCCTTCTGTGccatggctcctgccctttggaacatcttacccCTGAG GCACACCTCCATAGTTGCCCACAGGGATGAATTCTTCTATGGTAGTGGGGGAATTTCAAGTTGTCCACCT GGTGGAACACTGCTTGGGCCCCCAGATTCTGTTGTAGATCTGGGATATACTGAAGTTTCAGAAGACCTCTTCTTAGAATATTTGTCCTCATTGGGGGAATCTATATTCCG AGGAGACTCCTATAATCTTTTTGATCATAATTGTAATACATTCAGCAATGAAGTGGCACAATTCTTGACAGGGAGAAAGATCCCTTCCTACATTACAGATCTTCCATCTGAAGTCCTTGCAAC ACCATTTGGACAAGCATTACGACCCCTTCTTGACTCCATCCAGATCCAGCCACCTGGAGGAAATACTTTTAGCAGACATAATGGACAAAGCTAG
- the PMM1 gene encoding phosphomannomutase 1 has translation MAETSGSPPRILCLFDVDGTLTPPRQKIEPEIAKFLQELRKRVMIGVVGGSDYSKIAEQLGEGDEVINKFDYVFAENGTVQYKNGQLVSKQAIQNHLGEELLQELINFCLNYMALLKLPKKRGTFIEFRNGMLNISPIGRSCSLEERIEFSELDKKEKIREKFVAALQREFAGKGLRFSRGGMISFDVFPEGWDKRYCLNILEDEKFDVIHFFGNETTPGGNDYEIYDDPRTVGHSIHSPQDTVRRCREIFFPETVNNS, from the exons ATGGCCGAGACCTCCGGGAGTCCGCCGCGCATTCTCTGCCTCTTTGACGTGGATGGGACCCTCACACCGCCTCGGCAG AAAATTGAGCCTGAAATAGCAAAATTTCTTCAAGAGCTGCGTAAAAGAGTGATGATTGGGGTGGTTGGAGGCTCAGACTACTCCAAAATAGCAGAACAGCTTGGAGAAGGGGATGAAG TCATAAACAAGTTTGATTACGTCTTTGCAGAAAATGGCACTGTGCAATACAAGAATGGGCAACTAGTCTCAAAGCAG GCTATCCAGAACCATCTTGGAGAGGAACTTTTGCAAGAGCTGATCAACTTCTGCCTTAATTACATGGCACTTCTAAAGTTGCCCAAGAAACG GGGAACATTCATAGAATTTCGCAATGGAATGTTGAACATCTCCCCCATTGGTCGAAGCTGCAGTTTGGAAGAACGAATAGAATTTTCTGAACTGGACAAG aaagaaaagatacgaGAGAAGTTTGTAGCAGCTCTGCAGAGAGAGTTTGCAGGCAAGGGTCTGCGATTTTCCCGAG GTGGTATGATTAGTTTTGACGTTTTTCCAGAGGGCTGGGACAAACGCTATTGCCTCAACATCCTTGAGGATGAGAAATTTGATGTCATACATTTTTTTGGAAATGAGACAACCCCT GGTGGGAATGATTATGAAATCTATGATGATCCTCGGACAGTAGGACATAGTATCCATTCTCCCCAGGACACAGTTCGGCGATGTCGAGAGATATTCTTTCCAGAGACTGTGAACAATTCTTGA